From the Saccharomycodes ludwigii strain NBRC 1722 chromosome I, whole genome shotgun sequence genome, one window contains:
- the MRPL36 gene encoding mitochondrial 54S ribosomal protein bL31m (similar to Saccharomyces cerevisiae YBR122C | MRPL36 | Mitochondrial Ribosomal Protein Large subunit), with product MNNLFRYTAKRLASGTASSGGGRMRGINPQFNIPKRPMKKIFIGKARPAIYHQFEVLVELSDGSVIKRKSQYPKAEIRLIQDQRNNPLWNQSRDDLVLVDANSGGKLDKFKQKYSNMFTVADTENETNVQNNTSNKQQTSNPTVIAKNAEKASTNSTDEFDMFGEEDYLSLLDDSTAGVKNGSVASNKTSAKKKK from the coding sequence atgaataatttatttcGCTACACTGCAAAACGTTTGGCTTCCGGTACTGCCTCAAGTGGTGGTGGTCGTATGCGTGGTATTAACCCACAATTTAATATTCCCAAGAGACCgatgaaaaagatttttattGGTAAAGCAAGACCAGCTATATATCATCAGTTTGAAGTTTTGGTCGAATTAAGTGATGGTAGTGTTATTAAACGTAAATCACAATATCCAAAGGCAGAAATTAGATTAATTCAAGACCAAAGAAATAATCCGTTATGGAACCAAAGTAGAGATGACTTAGTATTAGTTGATGCTAACTCTGGTGGTAAGTTAGATAaattcaaacaaaaatactCTAATATGTTTACGGTAGCAGACACAGAAAATGAAACAAACgttcaaaataatactagtaACAAACAGCAAACATCCAATCCTACTGTTATTGCTAAGAACGCTGAAAAAGCCAGTACTAATAGTACGGATGAATTTGACATGTTTGGGGAGGAAGATTATTTATCCTTACTAGATGACAGCACAGCAGGTGTCAAGAATGGTTCTGTGGcttcaaataaaacatcagcaaaaaaaaagaaatag
- the DIB1 gene encoding U4/U6-U5 snRNP complex subunit DIB1 (similar to Saccharomyces cerevisiae YPR082C | DIB1 | S. pombe DIm1+ in Budding yeast), with translation MGSVFLPHLKTGWHVDQAILHDQDRLVVIRFGRDHDKDCMLMDEHLYKIAEKVKNFAAIYLCDIDEVPDFNEMYELYDPMTIMFFYQNKHILCDFSTGDNNKMNFVIHDDQEMIDIIETIFRGARKGKGLVVSPYDYSYKRKK, from the coding sequence ATGGGAAGCGTTTTTTTACCACATTTAAAAACCGGTTGGCATGTAGATCAAGCAATATTACATGACCAAGATAGATTAGTAGTTATTAGGTTCGGTAGAGACCATGACAAAGATTGTATGTTAATGGATGaacatttatataaaatagcagaaaaagttaaaaattttgcaGCAATATATCTGTGTGATATAGATGAGGTTCCTGATTTTAATGAAATGTATGAGTTATACGATCCTATGacaataatgtttttttatcaaaataaacatattttATGCGATTTTAGTACTggtgacaataataaaatgaattttGTGATTCATGATGACCAGGAAATGATAGATATTATAGAGACGATATTTAGAGGTGCAAGGAAAGGGAAAGGTTTGGTTGTGTCTCCTTATGATTACAgttataaaagaaaaaaatga